One window of Opisthocomus hoazin isolate bOpiHoa1 chromosome 13, bOpiHoa1.hap1, whole genome shotgun sequence genomic DNA carries:
- the RAB35 gene encoding ras-related protein Rab-35 codes for MARDYDHLFKLLIIGDSGVGKSSLLLRFADNTFSGSYITTIGVDFKIRTVEINGEKVKLQIWDTAGQERFRTITSTYYRGTHGVIVVYDVTSAESFVNVKRWLHEINQNCDDVCRILVGNKNDDPERKVVETEDAYKFAGQMEIQLFETSAKENINVEEMFNCITELVLRAKKENLAKQQQQQQNDVVKLTKNSKRKKRCC; via the exons atGGCCAGGGACTACGATCACCTCTTCAAGCTTCTCATCATCGGCGACAGCG GTGTGGGCAAGAGCAGTTTGCTGTTGCGTTTTGCAGATAATACGTTCTCAG GCAGCTACATTACCACAATTGGAGTGGATTTTAAAATCCGGACAGTTGAGATCAATGGAGAGAAGGTGAAGCTACAGATCTGGGACACAGCTGGACAGGAGCGCTTCCGGACTATTACATCAAC GTATTACAGAGGAACACACGGGGTCATTGTTGTCTATGATGTAACCAGTGCAGAATCTTTTGTGAATGTAAAACGGTGGTTGCATGAAATTAATCAAAATTGTGATGATGTCTGCCGGATACTAG TAGGGAATAAGAATGATGACCCAGAGCGAAAAGTGGTAGAAACAGAAGATGCCTATAAATTTGCTGGGCAGATGGAGATCCAATTGTTTGAGACCAGCGCCAAAGAAAATATTAACGTGGAAGAG aTGTTTAATTGCATTACAGAGCTAGTCCTGcgagcaaagaaagaaaacttagcaaagcagcaacagcagcaacagaatgATGTGGTGAAGCTAACGAAGAACAGTAAAAGGAAGAAGCGATGCTGCTAA